The Dreissena polymorpha isolate Duluth1 chromosome 2, UMN_Dpol_1.0, whole genome shotgun sequence nucleotide sequence AGGACACGCTGATGTTGTGTTTAAGAAAGGCCCGCTTCAACTGTTCAGAGGTACCTTAAACATATGGAAGGACAACGTTGCCCTTAGACTTGGCTTGCCATGGTACTCTTTTGCTCTactcaatataataataacatataaaaagtaaTATGCCTCATTATTAGTTCAGATGTAATTATATTTGCTTTGAAAACTTGATGATTCTTTTGAAAGGATATCTACGTCAGTGAAAATGTCTCTGTAACgaaaaagtaaaaacattgaGCCATAAAAGTAGAATACAGCGTAACGATTAAACAAAATGCACTGTTTACTAACTGTTTGTTAAGACGACGATGTATTGGGCACGCAATGTATTCAGATTAATGTATGCTCATTAACACAATTTTCAATAGTTATCGATAACACTTTGCACGGATTAAACAAACATCATAATGATTATCCCGTTCAAACTTACTTTCAAATTCTGCATTTGTTTGCATGCGTTTGATTATTAACCGCGTATTTTTATTGGATCGTGTTCAAATAACTGTAATCAAGCATTGAAATGCGCACAGGCATTTCTCCATGCACAATGCATTTTGAACACAGTGCACAGGTAGGATCGATGGGTAATAAATCTTCAAAcaattcatgtttcaagtttgaaCACCTTTGTCTTCTGTGACAAGATTGCTTAAAGTAACAAACTGAAGACTACCGcactattattattatgtttagaAAATGTTATTGCAGAAATGAGATCACTATCattcactatcatatatatatatatatatatatatatatatattacgaaAAAGTAAATGttgacaaaataatttaataGTATGAACAAATGCATAACATACGTCGCTTTAATAAACACATTCAAAACTTAATACTtgtaagtaaaacaaaaattgcacatCTGAAGAACATTGACCaaagttaaaagttaaaaagtgtCGGATTACCATTTTCATTATAGCACATTGGTGTCAAAAAAACGAGTATTGTTTTCTCATATATATCGATCGAGCCCTCGTGTGCACACGTTACGTTTTGTTGGAAGGTATTCACACATCAACATAATCATCCAAAACATCTGAGACACTCAAGTTGGTGCCGAACACCTTAGTTGGATTGACAAAAAAAGTGAGGTGCAACTCAGCTCATTTTTGATGAgcacatacaatttaaaaataaatacatgtaaataaatatatcgaTGCACATTGTTTGCAGAGCGACCTTAGTCCAGGTTTTCACTGACGTCACGCCGCCTTTGGGTTGATAAACGGTAACTGTTGATAAAACGTGTCGTTGAACGCTAACAAATTGCTCGGGTCTGTCGTTCTGTTGAGGTGCCATTCCTCAATACAGTCAAGACCCAGGGGCTGATAATCTAAGTAAAACTTGTTAACGAACAGGTGGCGCTTGGAGACTAATTCCTGGAGATCGCCAACTCCGAATATGCAGACGCCCCTGACGAACTTCCCTTTACACGGGTTGGCCCCTCCCCAGGCCGCGTATACTGCTAGCCATGGCTTATCATCGGGCTTTCCTGTAGGAGACAATCGTTGATAAATGTGGTTTTGGTGGTTGTTCAGGTGGTTATTTGTTGGTGATGAAAGCAGCGGTTGTGATTGAGGTTGTGGTTCTCGCGATGCGGTTGGTGATCGTCGAGGTAATGGTAGTTGTTATGGAAATGTTGgtaatgttttatgtttattaaataattaattatgatcGTGTTCGAGGAAAATATTGTCCGGTGAAATTAGTTATCACCGaggttgttgctgttgtttttgtggTGGTGGGCTTGTCTTTGTTTTGTTGATGGAATCATTTGTGGTGATCGTGGTTGAGGTAGTTGTTGTCATGGTGAGGTTGGTTATCGTCGAGGTTATTGTGGTGGCATTATCAGTAAGGATGGCAGTGGTGGTAGTAGAGTTGGTGGTGCTACAgatactgaagcgtgatgtgatGTAGAAGgtgtaggagaagtagtagtagtagtagtatagtgaATAtagttgatggtggtggtgtgaTGTTCGTGTGGTTTTACTGGTTAACTATTCTAACATGATTAAATCACGTTTGcttcagattattaaaaaacaaacgcCTTTTTCAGagtataaaaattatttttaacataatcTAGGAATTGCAGAACTGCAATAAAAATGTGCGAAATTACGTTACCGTTATAAAATGACCCAGGGGTCCCTATCTGAGGATTATACTGCATTGTAGCCCAGTAATATTCATCCGGACTGTACACATCTCGGAACCAATCGAGAATTTCCCGGGCTGGTTTACTCTTTACCACAAACTCTACGAATTTGCGACTGAAAACTCCGTATGCACTTCCTTTCACTACCGTTATATTAAAGGGAGGATCTATTCGAAGATGATTGGATTTATATAAAGTGGGTTTCATATCTGTTTGCTCCTTTCTTTTATAAACATATCTAAATTTAAACCGGTTTTCCAACCGTCTGTTTCCTGTCAGCCCTTCTATATCATTTGCGCCGTTGTAAATTTTGAGTATTTCAATAAGTTCAGCGTTTGTCTTGATCGGAAACTGTTGACTAGGGAgattaatgaaatatttccaGCTGTTTCCTCGTTCCACAAGATTTTCCATACAATTTATATCCGCTTGAAGCCTCGAAAATCCGGCGTACACAATGAACTCTTTCTTGGACACTACAAACACATTGTCTAGGCAGTCCGCTATTCCTTGCACGGCCTCATGAACTTCCGGTGCTGCATCGCCGTCCACGTGCAGGCAGAAGAAATTCCAAGGAGTATACAAGGCTCGCAAAAGGCGCTCAGCTTGTTCCACCTCTTTATACAGCAAAATGCTGAACGCAATTGGGAATTCCTGTTCTTCTTTATTCTGAATGAAGCCATGAAATCCACGGGTAAGTTTAAAAGTATCACAGttctttgttaaattgatataatCAGTGTCTGAAATTCCCTTATGTGAAAATGTTTCATTCTTCATCAGCTCATTGGCGCGATCAATTTCTAGTTTGTTCCCGTTTATAATTGCAGCACAATCGACGTCAAAAACGCGTCGTCTCTTTCTCGGGAAGAAATGCTCTAAACCGAATTTGCGTATTTTAAATTCTGAGATTCTTACCACAACTGAATCATTTCTGAGTTGTGTAAGTTCCGAGAAATCTTTGAGATTTCTGGCAAGGTTTTCATAGATAGCGGTTGAGTTTAAAGCCTGACCGGACATAAATACGAGCACGATGACGACGAAGCAAACGACAATAATTCGTTTACGACATTTTCTGCGGGGCATGTTCACATCAACGAGGTTCCtggaaatagaaaaaaaacagctTTCACACACGTGTAccatacattaaaacaataatcaatCATGCGTTCAGCCCTTTAAAGTATAATTAACAGAGTGGAGTTACACCGCctacaaaatgtatgtataattttcaagtttttccCCTTTTCCATAGAAGATTGCTTTCAGGGAAGCACTCAGATGAGCAATATCACTAAGGCCAGGAAAATCCCTATTGGCGTCTTTTTATCTACGCACTGATTTAACATGCAAACATTAATAGCATGCGTACACACTCAGTCGGAAGCATGTGAACATACGCGGGAAGGTTCTGTTAATAAGTGCTTGAATACAAGTGTATTATCTCACGTAACTCTGTTCACATCGACTATTAAATACCGATAGTGGTACGGCTTACACATCAGAATTACAAACATGGGTCTATCCACACACTCATGTGGTTTCTGCTTAAAACAATTACGAAGAACAGATATCGTATCTCACGTATTTCCAAATGGTCGAAAATGATAGCTATAATATAATTTAGTTATTACAATGATGTTCTACAGATATTCACGCCGGTGAAATGCGAAGAACGTCGGGGGTAGGCGAACGATGGCGGTACAGGGCTaattttttcggcatagctgtttaacgtcacttttgaccttacctgacctttcaGCGGCTAACCACGAATGAATGCACTTcattattccattggctgattttagCATACCAccaaacattggaaacatgaacgcGTCTTTTTAACACTGTtatactgcgtgttcagcatgaaacaattttatctctaatgaaaaggcttgtggatagaatagttttacactcaactcttgacatcaacacagtttgtgcgtgcaccttttatttttagaggattgccagcgccagagcgtttgtacttaaaggctatgttctcatatttagtaatttcttgcatatgtctgtctgtatactagtatatttaagtttaaaaaaatatcttttttccctatcctgatattcgtttttggccaaatcatttttaattgttttcgaaattgaacatttaacatgtaaaagtattaagttttaaacaagccgtcatTCTAGAAGTGGAAGcatggcctcactttaatacattgcattccaaccggcaaggtatcagggtcagtttgcggccaggaaaataatcgttatataatatatagacgctatcgcgtgaactaggtgaactggaattttctttagaccagaaatatgttaaatgaagatattcagcgatataagtatggtatgttaataatagattcttaatgcaTTTTCAACAATGCCatggtaaatattatttttgattaatttaacaaaaatattccatcatattgactaatgtattaagcattatGAGTGCGATGATCCTCGATACGGTTCATACTCGAAttaaatagcaatgcccgacaaacgactaaaacaggtttgttcgaagaacgcgcgtataaatgtttaaaatatgtacggatacttcgcgtgtggccggttgactcatatgtttgaatttcacttccattcatcttttggttttctgttttgtatacatgtatataggttTATgatcagcaatatgtaataatgtaaaataatccgcgaaaactccgcgtaacatcccgtactgcgtgtgatgcagctaagaactgcacagaaaaagacattcgctatctttgatctcattcattgaactctacttttcaccaactccaaccacaatcaacgcagtatatctttttaaaaagatatttcttgttttcaataattccaTGACAAGTACTAGTTTTGATTATttagaattattccaccatagcgaccaatttattaagcatgagcgcgatgattcacgatactataaacaatcgaatcaaataactACCGGTATGtccgaaaaagaaaaaaaacatatctgTTCGAAGAGCGCGCTTATTAATATTTCACATATGTACGGTTGATGCGTGTGTGGCCATTGACTcatatattttcaattaatttccGTTCTTCTGTGTATTTCTGTtctatatctatagatatatggttaataatattttataatgataaataaacCACGAAATCTTGCGCAACGtaattgatttgcatgtgatTCTGCTAAGAACTGTTCAGAAAAAGGCATTTGCTGTCTCATTGATATACATGTTACTCTTTATCTCTTTATCTTTCatcaaccacaaccacaatcaacgccgtatatctttttttaaagatattttttgtttacagaaacgTCATTGTTGGTAACATcatcgttaacccatttatgcctagcgtctagtaaaaaggccTCGGCAAattgtgtaagaaatattctaaatatagaaataaaaatactagacatccctaattttggaaaaaaattgatccaattttgaaggatgggagagtccactctgcataaatgggttaatagacgATTAGGATCCACGAATATAATTATCGTTTAAAGTCATGTCTGCAAGACGATAATTTTCCGATGATCGATGTTAATTGTTTGTTTAACGCTGACGAAAAATATATGTTCGAAAGTTTTACTGATAatcgatgtttattgttgtttcacGCAGAAGAGATGTTTTGCAACTCGTGAGGTTCATATATCAGTACTCGAGTTGACTTGTAAGATAGACGAGGTCATGACATATCATGCATGAGTATATGCCAACGTTTATTAATACATTTCATTATCTGATCGCAAATCAAAACCTTGGTTAGACAGCTAAACATTAATTGTTTCAACactttttcatttatattataGTGTTTTACGATTGAAAGACAATATATCGTAAACTGTTGGGCTCGATGAGCTTATATTCCAAAGTCTTACAGTTTAATTCGATCCAGATGATGCAATTTCGCAGCGTTTTTAGGCGTCAAAATCAATTTAAGGGGGAATCCTCATGCGTCCTTGTTGGCGTTGACCAATAATTATGGCTTAGTGCTGTCCAACTAAAAAACTGTTCTATCGACAATAACTTCAATCTTATAGAAGCGAGAAA carries:
- the LOC127867423 gene encoding beta-1,3-galactosyl-O-glycosyl-glycoprotein beta-1,6-N-acetylglucosaminyltransferase-like isoform X3; protein product: MVNLVDVNMPRRKCRKRIIVVCFVVIVLVFMSGQALNSTAIYENLARNLKDFSELTQLRNDSVVVRISEFKIRKFGLEHFFPRKRRRVFDVDCAAIINGNKLEIDRANELMKNETFSHKGISDTDYINLTKNCDTFKLTRGFHGFIQNKEEQEFPIAFSILLYKEVEQAERLLRALYTPWNFFCLHVDGDAAPEVHEAVQGIADCLDNVFVVSKKEFIVYAGFSRLQADINCMENLVERGNSWKYFINLPSQQFPIKTNAELIEILKIYNGANDIEGLTGNRRLENRFKFRYVYKRKEQTDMKPTLYKSNHLRIDPPFNITVVKGSAYGVFSRKFVEFVVKSKPAREILDWFRDVYSPDEYYWATMQYNPQIGTPGSFYNGKPDDKPWLAVYAAWGGANPCKGKFVRGVCIFGVGDLQELVSKRHLFVNKFYLDYQPLGLDCIEEWHLNRTTDPSNLLAFNDTFYQQLPFINPKAA
- the LOC127867423 gene encoding beta-1,3-galactosyl-O-glycosyl-glycoprotein beta-1,6-N-acetylglucosaminyltransferase-like isoform X4 yields the protein MPRRKCRKRIIVVCFVVIVLVFMSGQALNSTAIYENLARNLKDFSELTQLRNDSVVVRISEFKIRKFGLEHFFPRKRRRVFDVDCAAIINGNKLEIDRANELMKNETFSHKGISDTDYINLTKNCDTFKLTRGFHGFIQNKEEQEFPIAFSILLYKEVEQAERLLRALYTPWNFFCLHVDGDAAPEVHEAVQGIADCLDNVFVVSKKEFIVYAGFSRLQADINCMENLVERGNSWKYFINLPSQQFPIKTNAELIEILKIYNGANDIEGLTGNRRLENRFKFRYVYKRKEQTDMKPTLYKSNHLRIDPPFNITVVKGSAYGVFSRKFVEFVVKSKPAREILDWFRDVYSPDEYYWATMQYNPQIGTPGSFYNGKPDDKPWLAVYAAWGGANPCKGKFVRGVCIFGVGDLQELVSKRHLFVNKFYLDYQPLGLDCIEEWHLNRTTDPSNLLAFNDTFYQQLPFINPKAA
- the LOC127867423 gene encoding beta-1,3-galactosyl-O-glycosyl-glycoprotein beta-1,6-N-acetylglucosaminyltransferase-like isoform X1, translating into MTTYDTESKTLDTWLFISLFELLSDCDNCEEHIEFSGFILQRSLKNLVDVNMPRRKCRKRIIVVCFVVIVLVFMSGQALNSTAIYENLARNLKDFSELTQLRNDSVVVRISEFKIRKFGLEHFFPRKRRRVFDVDCAAIINGNKLEIDRANELMKNETFSHKGISDTDYINLTKNCDTFKLTRGFHGFIQNKEEQEFPIAFSILLYKEVEQAERLLRALYTPWNFFCLHVDGDAAPEVHEAVQGIADCLDNVFVVSKKEFIVYAGFSRLQADINCMENLVERGNSWKYFINLPSQQFPIKTNAELIEILKIYNGANDIEGLTGNRRLENRFKFRYVYKRKEQTDMKPTLYKSNHLRIDPPFNITVVKGSAYGVFSRKFVEFVVKSKPAREILDWFRDVYSPDEYYWATMQYNPQIGTPGSFYNGKPDDKPWLAVYAAWGGANPCKGKFVRGVCIFGVGDLQELVSKRHLFVNKFYLDYQPLGLDCIEEWHLNRTTDPSNLLAFNDTFYQQLPFINPKAA
- the LOC127867423 gene encoding beta-1,3-galactosyl-O-glycosyl-glycoprotein beta-1,6-N-acetylglucosaminyltransferase-like isoform X2, yielding MTTYDTESKTLDTWLFISLFELLSDCDNCEEHIEFSGFILQRSLKNLVDVNMPRRKCRKRIIVVCFVVIVLVFMSGQALNSTAIYENLARNLKDFSELTQLRNDSVVVRISEFKIRKFGLEHFFPRKRRRVFDVDCAAIINGNKLEIDRANELMKNETFSHKGISDTDYINLTKNCDTFKLTRGFHGFIQNKEEQEFPIAFSILLYKEVEQAERLLRALYTPWNFFCLHVDGDAAPEVHEAVQGIADCLDNVFVVSKKEFIVYAGFSRLQADINCMENLVERGNSWKYFINLPSQQFPIKTNAELIEILKIYNGANDIEGLTGNRRLENRFKFRYVYKRKEQTDMKPTLYKSNHLRIDPPFNITVVKGSAYGVFSRKFVEFVVKSKPAREILDWFRDVYSPDEYYWATMQYNPQIGTPGSFYNGKPDDKPWLAVYAAWGGANPCQGKFVRGVCIFGVGDLQELVSKRHLFVNKFFLDYQPLGLDCIEEWHLNRTADPSHLLAFNDTFYQQLPFINPKAA